A section of the Castanea sativa cultivar Marrone di Chiusa Pesio chromosome 12, ASM4071231v1 genome encodes:
- the LOC142619987 gene encoding serine/threonine-protein kinase PEPKR2 isoform X1, with protein sequence MRKKRKGSDTNGSPNLPDTLTSPSLSFTSHYSLEDYTRLKKRCKEHVDTESVVTCKNRLAGVATAPPCGTLSSVPPGRGLKRKIGCIEVATQMGRKNKVEDDYILGAAIGKGKFGSVCSCRSRDSGVEYACKTLQKGEETVHREVEIMQHLSGHPGVVTLRAVYEETECFHLVMELCSGGCLIDQMNKEDQYSEHRAANIFKEVMLVIKYCHDMGVVHRDIKPENILLTTSGKIKLADFGLATRISNGQNLTGLAGSPAYVAPEVLLGNYSEKVDIWSAGILLHALLVGVLPFRGDSKEAIFESIKNVKLDFHTGVWESISKPARDLIGRMLTRDFSARITADEVLRHPWLLFYTERTPKTLPLKSNLKNHRGAPRLKSDGNGMLIGSPNEVLNPPSSESCKSEDPDDFCLVDALATAISHVRISGPKRSKLCGSTGPIEQQGSSNMQANNLCKAF encoded by the exons atgaggaagaagaggaaaggAAGTGATACTAATGGGTCTCCAAATTTACCAGACACTTTAACATCCCCATCATTGAGTTTCACCTCACACTATTCACTAGAAGACTATACAAGGTTGAAGAAGAGGTGCAAAGAACATGTTGATACTGAATCTGTTGTTACCTGTAAAAATAGGCTAGCTGGGGTTGCCACTGCTCCGCCGTGTGGGACTTTGTCTTCGGTCCCACCGGGGAGAGGCCTCAAGAGGAAGATAGGGTGTATAGAAGTTGCAACCCAAATGGGTAGGAAGAATAAGGTGGAGGATGATTATATTTTGGGTGCAGCTATTGGGAAAGGGAAATTTGGGTCGGTTTGTTCATGTCGGTCTAGAGATAGTGGAGTGGAATATGCGTGCAAGACTTTGCAGAAGGGGGAGGAAACGGTTCATAGGGAGGTAGAGATAATGCAGCATTTGTCTGGTCATCCTGGGGTGGTGACATTGCGGGCTGTGTACGAGGAGACTGAGTGTTTTCATCTTGTGATGGAGTTGTGCTCCGGGGGATGTTTGATCGATCAGATGAACAAAGAAGATCAATATTCGGAACATCGTGCTGCTAATATATTCAAGGAAGTGATGTTGGTTATTAAGTATTGTCATGATATGggagttgtgcatagagatatAAAGCCTGAGAATATTCTTCTCACGACATCAGGGAAGATAAAGCTTGCAGATTTTGGCCTTGCCACAAGAATCTCTAATG GTCAGAACTTGACTGGATTGGCTGGAAGTCCAGCCTATGTTGCCCCAGAAGTCTTGTTAGGAAATTATTCTGAGAAGGTTGATATTTGGAGTGCTGGTATCCTCCTCCATGCTCTCTTGGTTGGTGTTCTTCCATTTCGTGGAGATTCCAAAGAAGCAATTTTTGAGTCAATTAAGAACGTGAAGCTTGATTTccacacaggagtatgggagtCAATATCTAAACCTGCTCGAGATCTTATTGGTAGAATGCTAACAAGGGATTTTTCAGCTAGGATAACTGCAGATGAAGTATTAA GACATCCATGGTTATTGTTCTACACAGAGCGCACACCCAAGACTCTTCCCCTGAAATCAAATTTGAAGAACCATAGAGGAGCACCTCGATTAAAGTCAGATGGAAACGGGATGCTTATTGGCTCTCCCAATGAGGTCTTGAATCCTCCATCATCTGAAAGTTGCAAGTCAGAGGATCCAGATGATTTCTGTTTGGTGGATGCCCTTGCCACTGCGATCTCACATGTTAGAATTTCAGGACCAAAGAGGAGCAAACTGTGTGGTTCTACAGGCCCAATAGAGCAGCAGGGTTCATCTAACATGCAGGCTAACAATCTCTGCAAAGCATTTTGA
- the LOC142619987 gene encoding serine/threonine-protein kinase PEPKR2 isoform X2, translating to MRKKRKGSDTNGSPNLPDTLTSPSLSFTSHYSLEDYTRLKKRCKEHVDTESVVTCKNRLAGVATAPPCGTLSSVPPGRGLKRKIGCIEVATQMGRKNKVEDDYILGAAIGKGKFGSVCSCRSRDSGVEYACKTLQKGEETVHREVEIMQHLSGHPGVVTLRAVYEETECFHLVMELCSGGCLIDQMNKEDQYSEHRAANIFKEVMLVIKYCHDMGVVHRDIKPENILLTTSGKIKLADFGLATRISNGQNLTGLAGSPAYVAPEVLLGNYSEKVDIWSAGILLHALLVGVLPFRGDSKEAIFESIKNVKLDFHTGVWESISKPARDLIGRMLTRDFSARITADEVLNAVSVTLKCFQVLRIPFSCAFLPTCIGWSIYH from the exons atgaggaagaagaggaaaggAAGTGATACTAATGGGTCTCCAAATTTACCAGACACTTTAACATCCCCATCATTGAGTTTCACCTCACACTATTCACTAGAAGACTATACAAGGTTGAAGAAGAGGTGCAAAGAACATGTTGATACTGAATCTGTTGTTACCTGTAAAAATAGGCTAGCTGGGGTTGCCACTGCTCCGCCGTGTGGGACTTTGTCTTCGGTCCCACCGGGGAGAGGCCTCAAGAGGAAGATAGGGTGTATAGAAGTTGCAACCCAAATGGGTAGGAAGAATAAGGTGGAGGATGATTATATTTTGGGTGCAGCTATTGGGAAAGGGAAATTTGGGTCGGTTTGTTCATGTCGGTCTAGAGATAGTGGAGTGGAATATGCGTGCAAGACTTTGCAGAAGGGGGAGGAAACGGTTCATAGGGAGGTAGAGATAATGCAGCATTTGTCTGGTCATCCTGGGGTGGTGACATTGCGGGCTGTGTACGAGGAGACTGAGTGTTTTCATCTTGTGATGGAGTTGTGCTCCGGGGGATGTTTGATCGATCAGATGAACAAAGAAGATCAATATTCGGAACATCGTGCTGCTAATATATTCAAGGAAGTGATGTTGGTTATTAAGTATTGTCATGATATGggagttgtgcatagagatatAAAGCCTGAGAATATTCTTCTCACGACATCAGGGAAGATAAAGCTTGCAGATTTTGGCCTTGCCACAAGAATCTCTAATG GTCAGAACTTGACTGGATTGGCTGGAAGTCCAGCCTATGTTGCCCCAGAAGTCTTGTTAGGAAATTATTCTGAGAAGGTTGATATTTGGAGTGCTGGTATCCTCCTCCATGCTCTCTTGGTTGGTGTTCTTCCATTTCGTGGAGATTCCAAAGAAGCAATTTTTGAGTCAATTAAGAACGTGAAGCTTGATTTccacacaggagtatgggagtCAATATCTAAACCTGCTCGAGATCTTATTGGTAGAATGCTAACAAGGGATTTTTCAGCTAGGATAACTGCAGATGAAGTATTAA ATGCTGTGTCTGTTACATTGAAATGTTTTCAAGTGTTGCGTATTCCTTTTTCTTGTGCCTTTCTTCCAACATGCATTGGCTGGTCCATCTATCACTAA
- the LOC142621081 gene encoding uncharacterized protein LOC142621081, which produces MSGNTWFMSSLNDTYEENEAEYLYFPSKASKGRLLCIKGRDVRDGTKNSYALAWPESLPDKTLFMKGLTFVSDSYYDYVNLWHGVCAMAPFVGWSTKNECLRPTRWVLYHWGELRNSMGKWLQNLMQATYGEVLVEGFEKGDVGPYCFEKAIVMRHNLGNMGKEKKLEVFDLLRCKARGFCGINQAGRGREVNEGGEPIIRLTLLMRRGSRSFRNASAVTDIFARECARVGVCLLQVIQSEDLTFCDQVKVMSNTDIVASPHGAQLTNMLFMDRNSSIMEFFPKGWLELAGLGQYAHHWMADLSGMKHQGAWWDPNGERECPFPKEDPECFTFYKDGKVGHNVTFFAEWARRVLKQVRISKLEQANKSIPLKSSACIC; this is translated from the exons ATGTCAGGGAACACTTGGTTTATGAGCTCCTTGAATGACACTTATGAGGAAAATGAAGCTGAGTACCTATATTTCCCTTCAAAAGCATCAAAGGGAAGGCTTTTGTGCATCAAGGGTCGTGATGTAAGAGATGGCACAAAAAACTCATATGCTTTGGCTTGGCCAGAAAGTCTTCCAGACAAAACTTTGTTCATGAAGGGATTGACTTTTGTGTCAGACAGTTACTATGACTATGTGAATTTGTGGCATGGGGTCTGTGCTATGGCTCCATTTGTTGGTTGGTCCACGAAGAATGAGTGCTTAAGACCAACAAGATGGGTGCTATACCATTGGGGTGAGCTTAGGAATAGCATGGGAAAATGGCTTCAGAACCTAATGCAAGCAACCTATGGGGAAGTTTTGGTTGAGGGATTTGAAAAAGGAGATGTTGGGCCTTACTGTTTTGAAAAGGCAATAGTGATGAGGCATAATTTGGGGAACATGGGGAAGGAGAAGAAGCTTGAGGTTTTTGATTTGTTGAGATGTAAAGCAAGAGGTTTTTGTGGCATTAACCAAGCAGGTAGAGGGAGAGAAGTCAATGAAGGAGGGGAGCCAATCATAAGGCTAACTTTGCTAATGAGGAGAGGTTCAAGATCTTTCAGAAATGCAAGTGCTGTGACTGACATATTTGCAAGGGAGTGTGCAAGAGTGGGGGTTTGCTTGTTGCAGGTAATTCAGTCAGAGGATCTTACCTTCTGTGACCAG GTCAAAGTTATGTCTAACACCGACATTGTAGCATCTCCTCATGGGGCTCAGCTAACAAACATGCTTTTCATGGATAGAAATAGTAGCATAATGGAATTCTTCCCCAAAGGATGGTTGGAGCTCGCAGGCTTAGGCCAGTATGCACATCATTGGATGGCAGACCTATCGGGGATGAAACACCAAGGTGCTTGGTGGGATCCAAATGGCGAAAGGGAATGCCCATTTCCCAAAGAAGATCCTGAATGCTTTACCTTCTATAAAGATGGCAAGGTTGGTCATAATGTAACCTTCTTTGCAGAGTGGGCAAGACGCGTCCTCAAGCAAGTAAGGATAAGCAAGCTGGAACAAGCCAACAAGAGTATACCTCTGAAATCAAGCGCTTGTATATGCTAA